The nucleotide sequence CATGCTCATTAATCTACTGCTACATTGACTACCAGTAGATATTGCAGATGGAACAGCTTCTCCTGGCTTCCAAGACAGGGTGACTCTGTAATATTCAGGTCTTGGATCCAGATTTACTGGTTGAGGCAACTTTGCTTTGATCTTTGTTAGATGGGGATGCTCCGAGCCAGACATCTTACGCAGGGCTGGGAGAACAAACAGGTTGAAAGTGACCATTGCAGAGACTGGATTTCCAGGAAGGGCAAATATAAGTTTTCTCTTCCCATCAATTGTGGTTGTGGCAAAGGTTGCTGGTTTACCAGGCTTCATGAAAACTCTCCCAAAATGGATAGTTGCCCCAAGTCTGTCTTGTAGAACAGGTTTCAGAAAATCTTTCTCTCCCATTGATACTCCACCAGATGAAACAAGAACATCGGCCTTTTCCAAGCCACTTTTTAGAGAGGATTCCAACTCCAGGGGTGTGTCAGCTGCTATTTTTAAATCAAGGGCCTCAAATCCATGCATTTTAATCAGCGACTTTAAAGCGATTCTATTACTGTCCCTGATTTGCCCTGCTTTGGTTTCCTCTCCTGGATTTACAACCTCATTTCCAGTAGAAAGCACAGCAACTCTTGGCTTCTGGAAAACTTCTACTTTGGTGACTCCCAGTGAGGCCAAAAGACCCAGTTCTGCTGGTCCTAGTTTTTGATTTGTTGTGAGTACTTGTTCCCCTACACTAACATCAAAACCAACTGGTCTGATATCTTGGCCAGGTTTAGGAGTTGTCAGGATTTTAACTTTCTTCTCAGTTCTTCCATCGTTATCACTTTCTAGTAATTCTGTATCTTCCACTTGGACGACTGCATCAGCACCAGGAGGCAGAGGTGCACCAGTGTTGATGCGCATCACATGGCCAGAAGTGACACTGCAAGTAGCTACTTCCCCTGCAGTGACTGCACCCAAGACCACACGCTCTCCTGGTCCATCTGAAGCTAATACAGCATACCCATCTTTGACTGATGCAgggaaaggggggaggggttcTTTTGCACTGACATTTGATGCCAGTGTATAACCTAAAGCATCTTCTATGGGTAAAACTGTTGTTGAGAGGCAGTGAGAATTATTCATGATCATAGAGAGGGCTTCATCCATCTGAACAAGTGGATATGGGGAATGGCGATCCCTCTCAGCTACTTTGCTGAGATCTTGTATTGGTTTGTTGTGAGCCTTGTGTGGACAGACATGTTGCATTGCTGAATGGGTGACACTCACATTTGGACTATTCCTTAGCACCTCTATGGCATGCGGTAAAGCTGGTAAAACAAATTGGAAGCATTCTTGTGAACCTTTAACACTTCCAGGCAAATTAACAATCACTGTTCCTTTCCTTATACCACAGGTAGCCCTGGACAACATGGCCATGGGAGTAACCTTAAGGGATCCGCACAGCATTCCCAATGAGAGGCCCGGAGCAGATCTTTCGATAACTTCCGCTGTAACCTCAGGGGTGACATCTCTTGGAGAAAATCCTGTGCCTCCTGTCGTCAACACGAGGTGCAATCCTTCAACATCGCTCCAGTTCAAAAGAACTCGTCTTATTTCGTCCCGTTCGTCAGGGACACAGTCATAGAGTACTTCACTTACATTCAAAGTAGAGGAATTCACCAACCTCTGCAAATTCGGCCCACTTTTATCTTCAGCTTCTCTGCGGGAGCATCTGTCGCTAACTGTTAGGACTCCCACTCTAACAGTGCCAGAGGCAGGCTCCATCCGAGTCGCAGCCATAATCTACGTCTCCGGAAGGGTTAATACGCCCGGAAATGCCCGACATCTAACGAACATTACCCACGACCAGCCGCCGAGTTGTCGAAAATTTTAAGTTAGTGCCCAGTGTTCCGcttgttcattttcaaaatggcgaaagATAGAAAGAATAAACAACATAGGAAACAACGGCGGGTAAAGAacgattttaaaaagaaattgaaaggcCAAAAGCGAAACCTTAGAGAGATTGTAGGATCACGTTCGAACGATACAGAGTAGGTGTAATTGCAAGTTGTGTTTGAGTGCTGGATGACATGTTTATAATGCCCACGTGCAAATGCATTTTGTATTCTCAGTGATCTGACGGAcggattttgttgtttttgtttgttctttagACGTGACGATGGGATTCTTGTGAAGAAACCGAAGAAGGATTCTAGCACTACTGAGGTATTCTAGCATTTCTTCATGGTTTCGCTTAGTCGAGGGTTTTAAGTATAGTATACCTCGGTCGAATGCCATGCACTCTGTTTTGGATTGACTGGTAATAGTGGTCTTTGAGGATAGGTATCCACATTAGGCAGTCAAATTCGAGAGATTCttccatttgaaggtttttcATCGACAGTGTAAAGTTCCATaacattttgacgtcttctCTGATTTATAATTGAATTGTAATATCACAGCAACGTGGAATCCTCCATTCTGTAATAATCCATTGAATAGGGCCACCTTGCAAACTGTAGGTATCGTATGTCGCAGCTATTAAGCGGCTCTTTTGGGCTTAAGTTGCTGATTCAACCGTCAAAATGCTGTTctttcaaagagaaaattccCTCAAAGTTTCCACGATGTGTAGATCACACCTTTTGAGGTATTTTTGCAAggaacagttttatttttcattacgCGTCAGTGGATGTCACTGAgattattttgagatgtttacCGTCTTGTATTGTCAAGGCAAGAACTGAATGAATAATATCTTTGGATCTACTGGGCATAATTTGCTGATTCAAACAATAAAATgttcttctttcaaaaaaatgtttttcctcttaGTTTTCCTGATGGGTGGATTACACCTACTAAGATAACAATGAGCCatcctgaaatgattgtgaaaTGTATGTTGTCTTCTGTTGTCTTCTGTATGTAGTATATAAAAAAACAAGTGCAAGGGTTTGATCGCAGTATCCAAATATcgagaaacaaatgaaagcatGAGGCCACTTCCGCCAAGTGCTCTTATTTTTCTTGAGATGTTTGGATACCTCGATCAGACCCTAAGCACAAGTGTTTTAGATTGCTTCTCAAATTTTCCATATTAATTATCCCATAAATCATAACACTATTGTTACGTTATTTCATTGGTTGAATAATTTTGGATATCATTATTAGCTACCATTCATCAGTGGTCTCTTTGGAATTCAAAGTGTGTACTAAATTTACGTTAGTTTTGCTCATTTAGTTTATAGCTCTATGGTTAGTTGGAGCTTGATTATAGCAGAAAGTATTGTAGTTAACTGTTTTCATGTCCCAAAAAGTGGTGAAGAGGAAAGTAAACTGCTATTAAGGAAAGTGTTCCCAAATCAACCATTAGTGcagtttttcttatttgcatTTCATGCTATGCATAGATCTAGATATCCAATTAAAACACCTATCCAGATCACTAGTGATTTGGATATGCAATTTTATTGCATATCAGcctcttaaaggaaaaattatgcCAACTGACAATGCTTCTGGGAAAATTTGCAAACCATTCACTATGAACACTGCGCTGTTTTCCCAATATAGAGTAATGAAATAGACAGTTCAGATAGTGAACAGGATGTTGGCAATCTCTATCTGGAGCTGGTCAACTCACTTGGTGCCGGTCCTGGATCATATGGAGAGGAGTTGAAAGAGAAATGGAAAGATGATGAGAGTGACAAAAATGATGAGGAAGAAATTGAAGAGGAAATGGTGCAAACTGAAAGTGAGGATGAAGTTAAGGAGGCCAATAAACAAGTGAATGGAGATGCAGAGGCTGTTGAAAAACTTAAGGTGTGCACTTCAagactttattttcataattggTATTTAcataatgataacaatactaataatgataatagtgatgGTTGTTAAATATCAAGGAACCAATGATGGTTTTAAATGAGACGGATTAAACCAGATTTAAAAGAACAACATAACAAACACGTTTATTACAACATGGCAGCTCTCCCAGTTGGGCTGCCTTTCAATGTGCATGTGAGTAAGAAAACTGCAGGCCAAACACATTACAATGGTTTATTTACATTATCttcatcaaataaaaataactcttcacttgttaacattaaatttacCCACAATAATAATATCCTAAGGGTAGATGCATGTATATGtaacaattaaaattgaaaaacaaaatccttATTACTTAGTGTTATTGATTGTCATGTACACTTAAGTTGCAAGTTTATTGAAGTACAACCTGTTAATAAGTGTTTCCTTACACTGCGGCAAAATATACTATAGTCACTGATGAtcctcatttttttaaatcaaaaactAAAGCTGCTGTATACTCAAAAGTTCATGACTCTTGAGGAGGGTTTAGTGCGGGTGCAGAAGAGGATCTTAAATTAGGGGAATTGGCATCATGCAATGATAGATTGCTGGTAAGAAAGGTTCTCACAGGGATGCTTGATTTGGGGGGAAATTTTCAGGTGAATTGTCGCTTTTAAAACAAGTCTATTTGTCTTAATTTTCTGGCTAACTTAAGAATTCTTGAACAAATGTTGGGAATGATGAAGTCAGTGAAGCTTAAATATTAAATTACAGGAAGATAGTGAAGGTGATAATGTCAGCAAggatgttgatgatgatgaaaatggcaCTGATGAACCTGAAAACATGGCTGATGACTACAGAACTGAAGGTGCTGCTAGAGAAGAAATCAAAGATGGAGAGGAAAAAGATGAAAGCAGTGATACCGatgaaagagaaggaaaagcgTTAGTAGGTATGTAATTGAATTGGTTTGTTTCCTGGCTAAAAAAAGTCTATTTTCACTACTGATTaagaaaaagtaatatattCTTATTTGACCGTTTAACTCCCAaggtctgattgttaattctctcctttagctgctacatgtttctttgaaaattggctacaagaatttggtgttcaatcaagaaaaatcttgtacctgataagtttgagtaatctcaccacctgtttgctggataatgtatggatagtatagggagaatttacatgttaatcacttgcaggagttaaagggttaagcagccTTGAAGACAGTAAGATCTTTCCAGACCAGTATTCAAGTATAAATAAATACGAGGAAGGTTCTTGTAAGAATGAAGTACTTAATATGTTCTGAGAAACAATCTGGTAACCTCCCCTCTCTCATCATTGGTTTGTTTTCTCACTTCAGGCTTTCCTCCTTTTTACCAAGCCAAAATAGTAGCATAATTGCTGGATAGGAGTATTTAGCACTGACTGACAATGAAAAAACATGCAATACAGGCTTATAACATTTAGCTAATAGGGATGTTTTCTTATACCctattcacaccagcaaaacatgtttttttaaactggtttttactgaatgaaaatcataaacagCGAACTGGAAAACATAATTTTCCACAGGATTCAAGTACTTGTTAACTTGCATTTCCAGTGTGCTAAATTTTAGTAAAAAATGTTAGGTTAagtagtttctatgaagaaaaaaattaaactgtgttaaACATTAAATGACTTTAGAccatgtttaagctttggtgtgaatggggtattagttaGAAACCAAGTAGTTATTTCTGAATTTTGGTTAAGGACAATTTTGAATTGGTAAGCTTCAAATGAGTCTTGCAACTTAAAGCTGGTGTTAGATAATGTGGCCTAATcccttacaccttaacatcagtatgcatattctccatcctgttctctttacatttcctaatgtgctgagaaggagaatttgttgaacaatcaaggttgctttagttgatgatcatttcctttattctcattaccttaatgtgtgattcaaggggatattgtgaggagaaactagatgttAGTTGCTCTgagaggtcaaagggttaatagttAGAACCAATTCCTCTTTAGGATCCCAAGACCCATTTACAGTGCATTTTGAACAAGATCTTTCTGAAACAACAGAGAAGCAACTCAGTGATCTCAGAACTTGGAAacagacaacaagaaaagtGAGTAGTGTTTACACTGACATCTCTGTGATAAGCTTAATCAGGAAATGgcatttaaagaaacatttggCAAATTCAGTTAGGTGATTTGATATTGATATGTTACATGATATTCTCTTTTAGGAGTTACAGgataagacagaaaaaaaaccctaattaACCTGCTGATAGACTGGTAGATTCCCATTACAGATTTTCTTGTATTTCCCTATGAAACACGAGGAGAATTTGGTCAAGTTTTGCATATAAATTATCTGAAGGCTTTATTTCAGGCACCCTTTCCTTTGCAAGTGTTACCAAAGCA is from Pocillopora verrucosa isolate sample1 chromosome 7, ASM3666991v2, whole genome shotgun sequence and encodes:
- the LOC131781041 gene encoding gephyrin-like; its protein translation is MAATRMEPASGTVRVGVLTVSDRCSRREAEDKSGPNLQRLVNSSTLNVSEVLYDCVPDERDEIRRVLLNWSDVEGLHLVLTTGGTGFSPRDVTPEVTAEVIERSAPGLSLGMLCGSLKVTPMAMLSRATCGIRKGTVIVNLPGSVKGSQECFQFVLPALPHAIEVLRNSPNVSVTHSAMQHVCPHKAHNKPIQDLSKVAERDRHSPYPLVQMDEALSMIMNNSHCLSTTVLPIEDALGYTLASNVSAKEPLPPFPASVKDGYAVLASDGPGERVVLGAVTAGEVATCSVTSGHVMRINTGAPLPPGADAVVQVEDTELLESDNDGRTEKKVKILTTPKPGQDIRPVGFDVSVGEQVLTTNQKLGPAELGLLASLGVTKVEVFQKPRVAVLSTGNEVVNPGEETKAGQIRDSNRIALKSLIKMHGFEALDLKIAADTPLELESSLKSGLEKADVLVSSGGVSMGEKDFLKPVLQDRLGATIHFGRVFMKPGKPATFATTTIDGKRKLIFALPGNPVSAMVTFNLFVLPALRKMSGSEHPHLTKIKAKLPQPVNLDPRPEYYRVTLSWKPGEAVPSAISTGSQCSSRLMSMRSANAVLELPPKSETLTRIDAGEMVDALVIGEI